A region of Bacillus cabrialesii DNA encodes the following proteins:
- a CDS encoding TIGR00730 family Rossman fold protein: MKTICVFAGSNPGGNEAYKRKAAELGAYMAEQGIGLVYGGSRVGLMGAIADTIMENGGTAIGVMPSGLFSGEVVHQNLTELIEVNGMHERKAKMSELADGFIAMPGGFGTYEELFEVLCWAQIGIHQKPIGLYNVNGYFEPMMKMVKYSIQEGFSNESHLKLIHSSSRPDELIEQMQNYSYPILEKKWTEI; encoded by the coding sequence ATGAAAACAATTTGTGTATTTGCGGGATCAAACCCTGGGGGGAATGAAGCGTATAAACGAAAAGCGGCAGAGCTTGGCGCCTACATGGCTGAGCAGGGAATCGGCCTTGTCTATGGTGGCTCCCGCGTAGGCTTGATGGGCGCGATTGCTGACACGATAATGGAAAACGGCGGAACTGCAATCGGAGTCATGCCGAGCGGTTTGTTCAGCGGGGAGGTAGTCCATCAAAACCTGACTGAGTTGATTGAAGTAAACGGGATGCATGAACGTAAAGCCAAAATGAGCGAGCTGGCGGACGGCTTTATCGCCATGCCGGGCGGCTTCGGTACATATGAAGAATTATTTGAAGTTCTTTGCTGGGCGCAGATCGGCATCCACCAAAAGCCAATCGGATTGTACAATGTGAATGGATATTTTGAACCGATGATGAAAATGGTGAAATACAGCATTCAGGAAGGGTTTTCTAACGAATCGCACCTAAAGCTGATCCACAGCTCTTCACGGCCTGACGAGTTAATTGAGCAGATGCAGAACTACTCCTATCCGATTTTAGAGAAAAAGTGGACGGAAATCTAA
- a CDS encoding beta-class carbonic anhydrase, producing the protein MNQMVSLTSILEHNQRFVREKKYEPYKTTKFPSKKLVIVTCMDTRLTELLPQAMGLKNGDAKIVKNAGAIVSHPFGSVMRSILVAIYELQAEEVCIVGHHECGMSGLNATSILEKAKERGVEENCLNLLASAGLDLKTWLTGFHSVEESVSHSVNLIKNHPLLPKKVPVHGLVIHPETGKLDVVINGYETELINTHL; encoded by the coding sequence ATGAATCAAATGGTTTCTTTAACATCAATTTTGGAACACAATCAGCGGTTTGTCAGAGAGAAGAAGTATGAACCGTACAAAACGACAAAATTTCCTTCAAAAAAGCTTGTCATTGTCACCTGTATGGATACAAGGCTCACAGAACTTCTTCCGCAAGCAATGGGGCTTAAAAACGGTGATGCTAAAATTGTAAAAAACGCGGGAGCCATCGTTTCTCACCCATTTGGAAGCGTGATGCGAAGCATACTGGTTGCGATTTATGAATTGCAGGCTGAAGAGGTGTGCATTGTCGGACACCATGAATGCGGGATGTCGGGATTAAATGCGACTTCGATTCTCGAGAAAGCAAAGGAACGCGGTGTGGAAGAAAACTGCCTGAATTTGCTGGCTAGCGCCGGACTTGATTTGAAAACGTGGCTGACCGGTTTTCACAGCGTGGAAGAAAGCGTTTCCCACAGTGTGAATCTGATCAAAAACCATCCGCTGCTGCCGAAAAAGGTGCCGGTGCATGGACTTGTCATTCATCCTGAAACAGGGAAACTTGATGTCGTTATTAACGGTTATGAAACTGAGCTCATAAACACACATTTATAA
- a CDS encoding MazG nucleotide pyrophosphohydrolase domain-containing protein has product MQLADAEKWMKEFYGKRGWTEYGPFIRVGFLMEEAGELARAVRAYEIGRDRPDEKESTRAEQKQELIEEMGDVIGNIAILADMYGVTLEDVMKAHQEKLTKRFEHV; this is encoded by the coding sequence TTGCAGCTGGCTGATGCAGAAAAATGGATGAAAGAGTTTTACGGTAAAAGAGGCTGGACAGAATACGGACCGTTTATTCGAGTCGGCTTTTTAATGGAAGAAGCCGGAGAACTGGCTCGGGCCGTCAGAGCATATGAAATCGGCAGAGACCGGCCGGATGAGAAAGAATCGACACGAGCTGAGCAAAAACAAGAATTGATTGAAGAAATGGGAGATGTCATCGGAAATATCGCGATTCTTGCTGACATGTACGGTGTCACTTTAGAAGACGTGATGAAGGCACACCAAGAAAAACTGACAAAACGGTTTGAGCATGTATAA
- a CDS encoding SulP family inorganic anion transporter: MRFSGRFKGYNLQKFQKDLIAGIVVGVVAIPLGMAFAIASGVEPEYGLYTVVIAGICISLFGGSKYQIGGPTGAFVPILFGIVMQYGLENLLIAGFMAGVMLVLFGLFKLGKIMKFVPKPVIVGFTAGIAVLIFTEQIANFFGLRNVEKHENFHHNMFEIAQKLGTFNMYAILTAVIGLVILLVSAKVMPKVPGALLALLISTLVAVIFFPDRMATIGSTYGEIPRHLPEFQFPELTLDKMVTLFPAALVIALLGGLESILSAMVADNMKGSKHDSNKELVGQGIANMAAPLFGGIPATGAIARTATNIKNGAVSPVSGVVHGVVVLLVLLVFAPYASHVPLASMAPILMVVAWNMSERKEVANMLRLKNADSIILAATFVLTVLFDLIIGVATGLLLAFVFFIRRMSEATRVHTHESHPVLAKREDSSVSMYAIEGPLFFGSIDSLESSLLEHVQKKPKTLILLMNKVHYMDTSAEAVLGNIMNRIKRHNGKLMIVGLQSQPKELLHKTGLFHKIGKQHFFDHHDEITG, translated from the coding sequence ATGCGATTCTCAGGGAGATTCAAGGGATACAATTTGCAGAAATTTCAGAAAGACTTGATTGCAGGTATCGTAGTAGGTGTCGTGGCAATTCCTTTAGGGATGGCGTTTGCCATTGCCTCGGGAGTCGAGCCTGAATACGGGCTGTACACTGTAGTTATTGCAGGGATTTGTATCTCTTTGTTTGGAGGGTCTAAATATCAAATTGGCGGTCCGACAGGCGCCTTTGTCCCCATTCTATTCGGCATTGTAATGCAGTACGGCTTGGAGAACCTGCTGATTGCAGGGTTTATGGCAGGAGTGATGCTGGTGCTGTTCGGGCTGTTTAAGCTCGGAAAAATCATGAAATTCGTGCCGAAACCTGTTATCGTCGGTTTTACAGCCGGAATTGCCGTGCTGATCTTCACAGAGCAAATCGCTAATTTCTTCGGTTTGAGAAATGTTGAAAAACACGAGAATTTTCATCACAACATGTTTGAAATCGCACAGAAGCTCGGCACATTTAACATGTATGCGATTTTGACAGCAGTCATCGGGCTCGTCATTTTGCTTGTATCCGCCAAAGTGATGCCTAAAGTACCGGGCGCTTTATTGGCGCTTCTTATTTCCACACTGGTCGCGGTTATCTTTTTCCCTGACCGCATGGCGACAATCGGGTCAACGTATGGAGAAATTCCCCGTCATTTGCCGGAATTTCAGTTCCCGGAGCTTACATTGGATAAAATGGTCACGCTGTTTCCGGCAGCGCTTGTCATCGCGCTTCTTGGCGGGCTTGAGTCGATTTTGTCCGCAATGGTCGCAGATAACATGAAGGGTTCAAAGCATGACAGCAACAAGGAGCTTGTCGGCCAAGGGATTGCGAATATGGCTGCGCCGCTGTTCGGCGGAATCCCGGCAACAGGAGCGATCGCCAGAACGGCAACCAATATTAAAAACGGAGCGGTTTCGCCTGTTTCCGGCGTCGTTCATGGTGTCGTCGTTCTTCTTGTCCTGCTCGTATTCGCGCCTTATGCATCCCACGTGCCGCTTGCCAGCATGGCGCCGATTCTCATGGTTGTCGCATGGAATATGAGTGAGCGGAAGGAAGTCGCGAACATGCTGAGACTGAAAAACGCTGATTCCATTATTTTGGCGGCGACCTTTGTTCTTACGGTTCTGTTTGACTTAATCATTGGTGTGGCAACCGGATTGCTGCTCGCGTTTGTGTTCTTCATCAGAAGAATGAGCGAAGCGACCCGCGTCCACACTCATGAATCGCATCCCGTTCTGGCGAAGAGAGAAGACTCATCTGTCAGCATGTATGCCATAGAAGGGCCGCTGTTTTTCGGGTCAATTGATTCGCTTGAATCTTCACTGCTGGAGCATGTACAGAAAAAGCCGAAGACCCTTATTCTGCTCATGAATAAGGTGCACTATATGGATACGTCGGCTGAAGCAGTGCTTGGGAACATTATGAACAGGATTAAACGCCACAACGGAAAGCTGATGATTGTGGGACTGCAATCACAGCCGAAGGAGCTGCTGCATAAAACAGGCCTATTTCATAAAATAGGGAAGCAGCATTTCTTTGATCACCATGATGAAATCACAGGTTAA